One genomic segment of Nonomuraea coxensis DSM 45129 includes these proteins:
- a CDS encoding SDR family NAD(P)-dependent oxidoreductase, whose amino-acid sequence MKRVAVELTEARQRLADEESRRHEPVAIVGMACRFPGGVGSPEDLWELVAEGRDAIGEFPGDRDWDVESLYDPDPEAIGRTYTRHGGFLYDAGDFDAAFFGMSPRSALSTDPQHRLFLESSWDALEHAGIDPASLRGSDTGVYAGNMYNDYSSRHMHGAVPPSLEGSLLTSSTPSVLSGRVSYTFGLEGPSLTVDTACSSSLVALHLAVQALRRGECSLALAGGVTVIASPDAFVEFCRQRGLAPDGRCKSFSASADGAAWAEGVGVLVLERLSQARRNNRRILAVVRGTAVNQDGASNGMTAPSGPAQERVIQQALADALLDTRDVDVVEAHGTGTTLGDPIEAQALLATYGRRRPADRPLWLGSVKSNLGHTQAAAGMAGVIKMVMALRHGVLPKTLHVTEPTPHVDWSAGDVRLLTERTEWARGDQPRRAGVSSFGISGTNAHAIVEEYDPAPEPPPAPVFTGPLAWPISARGPGSLAAQAGRLHTYVTGGRPGAADVARSLAARPALPQRAVVLGHDRESLTGQLARYARGESAPDVIEGVAGEQPRLALLFTGQGGQRPGMGKGLAAASPVFAAALDEVLAALAPHLDRPLRDVMWAAPGTPEAALLDDTAYTQPALFAFEVAAHRLLESLGVRPAVVAGHSVGEYAAAHAAGIWSLADAARLIAARGRLMRELCEPGAMVAVAATPGELAPTLDGLADRVGVAAVNGPSSVVISGAEGPCLAVAEHWRAQGRRTRRLPVSHAFHSPLMEPMLDAFAAELAGVTFGARRVPYVTGAPGDWTDPGYWLAQIRQPVLFHAAVTALEEGGAGVYLEAGPRAVLAGMAHDCVTRDDAAILALHRRDHDEPDALAACLAGAWTAGIDVDWAELSRHGRRLDLPGYAYERERYWLGGPVRGAGLAAAGLHDAGHPLLGAAVELADDGPVALTGRLSAAAAPWLADHAVGGSVVLPGAALADLVLAAGARAGLGLVEELMFETPLVLPARGEVAVQVVVDRPDDSGTRPVRVHSRPAADPDAGWTRHLSGTLAEDRDDDGPAAWATSWPPADALPVELAGGYERLAGQGYEYGPAFQGLRAAWRRGEDLYAEVALPDDVDPDGYGIHPALLDAMFHPLLVAGDATGDGALRVPFELRRVRLLAAGARELRVRLTPAGGDGWAIEAADQAGRAAFALGSVRTRPLPAGALGGSPAPASYGVDWVEAAAEPGDAEAVVIPCVSGPGGTPAELRRLTAQVLDALHDERLADSRLLFVTRPGDLAGAAVRGLVRAAQAEQPGRFVLAEAEEDHTDWSRVVATGEPQVRVRDGWLLAPRLARRAPVPAQAAEPPDLPGTVLVTGGTGGLGALVARRLAERHGVRDLLLLSRRGPGAPGAPDLVAELEELGARVTVRACDAGDRDALAAVLAEVPVLTGVVHAAGVLDDALVADLTPERVATVLAPKADAAWHLHELTLDRPLSMFVLFSSLAGVLGNAGQGNYAAANAFLDALAEHRRHLGLPAVSVAWGLWDTASGMSGELSRADVARLARAGIAPLAVEQGLALFDAALTAADPLVVAVRWDNAGLRDRAANGGLPHLLKNLVRAPRRAAAGEQGESLTSLMSRLAELTREEGLRLLTDRVRRHVAVVLAHGSADKISVDRAFTQLGFDSLTAVELRNRLNADTGLRLPATLVFDHPTVGSLAEYLFSTLAPAAATPSPEETLRGALERVGSMLSSAKDDGEAIRSKLVAVLQSGLARFGAPQSAPGTVMDKIDGASDEEIFALIDNEL is encoded by the coding sequence CTGAAGCGGGTCGCCGTCGAGCTGACCGAGGCTCGCCAGCGGCTCGCGGACGAGGAGAGCCGCCGGCACGAGCCGGTGGCGATCGTCGGCATGGCCTGCCGCTTCCCCGGCGGCGTGGGCTCGCCGGAGGACCTGTGGGAGCTGGTGGCCGAGGGGAGGGACGCGATCGGCGAGTTCCCCGGCGACCGGGACTGGGACGTCGAGAGCCTGTACGACCCCGACCCGGAGGCGATCGGCAGGACGTACACCCGCCACGGCGGCTTCCTGTACGACGCGGGCGACTTCGACGCGGCCTTCTTCGGCATGAGCCCGCGCAGCGCCCTGTCCACCGACCCGCAGCACCGGCTGTTCCTGGAGTCGTCCTGGGACGCGCTGGAGCACGCCGGCATCGACCCCGCCTCACTGCGTGGCAGCGACACCGGCGTCTACGCGGGCAACATGTACAACGACTACTCCTCGCGCCACATGCACGGCGCGGTGCCGCCGTCGCTGGAAGGAAGCCTGCTCACCTCCAGCACGCCGAGCGTCCTGTCCGGGCGCGTCTCGTACACGTTCGGCCTGGAAGGGCCGTCGCTGACGGTGGACACGGCGTGCTCGTCGTCGCTGGTCGCGCTGCACCTCGCCGTGCAGGCGCTGCGGCGCGGCGAGTGCTCGCTGGCGCTGGCGGGCGGCGTGACCGTGATCGCCAGCCCGGACGCCTTCGTCGAGTTCTGCCGGCAGCGCGGCCTCGCCCCGGACGGGCGGTGCAAGTCGTTCTCCGCCTCCGCCGACGGGGCCGCGTGGGCCGAGGGCGTCGGCGTGCTCGTCCTGGAACGCCTCTCCCAGGCCCGCCGCAACAACCGGCGCATCCTCGCCGTCGTGCGCGGCACGGCCGTCAACCAGGACGGGGCCAGCAACGGCATGACCGCGCCCAGCGGCCCCGCCCAGGAGCGCGTCATCCAGCAGGCGCTGGCCGACGCCCTCCTCGACACCCGCGACGTCGACGTGGTCGAGGCGCACGGCACCGGCACCACCCTCGGCGACCCCATCGAGGCCCAGGCCCTGCTCGCCACCTACGGCCGCCGGCGCCCCGCCGACCGTCCCCTCTGGCTCGGCTCGGTCAAGTCCAACCTCGGCCACACCCAGGCCGCCGCCGGGATGGCCGGCGTCATCAAGATGGTGATGGCGCTGCGGCACGGCGTCCTGCCGAAGACCCTGCACGTCACCGAGCCCACCCCGCACGTGGACTGGTCGGCGGGCGACGTCCGGCTCCTCACCGAGCGGACGGAGTGGGCGCGCGGCGACCAGCCGCGCCGGGCCGGGGTGTCCAGCTTCGGCATCAGCGGCACCAACGCCCACGCCATCGTCGAGGAGTACGACCCCGCGCCGGAGCCGCCCCCCGCCCCCGTCTTCACCGGCCCGCTCGCCTGGCCGATCAGCGCCCGCGGCCCCGGGTCGCTGGCCGCGCAGGCCGGGCGGCTGCACACGTACGTCACCGGCGGGCGGCCCGGCGCGGCCGACGTCGCCCGCTCCCTGGCCGCGCGCCCCGCGCTCCCGCAGCGCGCCGTCGTGCTCGGGCACGACCGCGAGTCCCTGACCGGGCAGCTCGCCCGCTACGCGCGCGGCGAGAGCGCGCCCGACGTGATCGAGGGCGTCGCCGGGGAGCAGCCCCGCCTCGCGCTGCTGTTCACCGGCCAGGGCGGCCAGCGGCCCGGCATGGGGAAAGGGCTCGCCGCCGCCTCGCCGGTGTTCGCCGCCGCGCTGGACGAGGTGCTGGCCGCGCTCGCCCCGCACCTGGACCGCCCCCTGCGCGACGTCATGTGGGCCGCGCCCGGCACCCCCGAGGCCGCGCTGCTCGACGACACCGCCTACACCCAGCCCGCGCTGTTCGCCTTCGAGGTGGCCGCCCACCGGCTGCTGGAGTCCCTCGGCGTGAGGCCCGCCGTGGTCGCCGGGCACTCCGTCGGCGAGTACGCCGCCGCCCACGCCGCCGGAATCTGGTCGCTCGCCGACGCCGCCCGCCTGATCGCCGCCCGCGGCCGGCTGATGCGCGAGCTGTGCGAGCCCGGCGCCATGGTCGCCGTCGCCGCCACCCCCGGCGAGCTCGCCCCCACCCTCGACGGGCTGGCCGACCGGGTCGGGGTCGCCGCCGTCAACGGCCCCTCCAGCGTCGTGATCTCCGGCGCGGAAGGGCCCTGCCTGGCGGTCGCCGAGCACTGGCGGGCGCAGGGCCGGCGCACCCGCAGGCTCCCGGTCAGCCACGCCTTCCACTCGCCGCTCATGGAGCCGATGCTCGACGCGTTCGCCGCCGAGCTGGCCGGGGTGACGTTCGGCGCGCGCCGCGTCCCGTACGTCACCGGCGCCCCCGGCGACTGGACGGACCCCGGCTACTGGCTCGCCCAGATCCGGCAGCCGGTCCTGTTCCACGCCGCCGTCACCGCGCTGGAGGAAGGCGGCGCGGGCGTCTACCTGGAGGCCGGGCCCAGAGCCGTGCTCGCCGGCATGGCGCACGACTGCGTCACCCGCGACGACGCCGCGATCCTCGCCCTGCACCGCCGCGACCACGACGAGCCGGACGCCCTCGCGGCCTGCCTGGCCGGCGCGTGGACCGCCGGGATCGACGTGGACTGGGCGGAGCTGTCCCGCCACGGCCGCCGCCTCGACCTGCCCGGCTACGCCTACGAACGCGAACGCTACTGGCTCGGCGGCCCCGTACGCGGCGCCGGCCTGGCCGCCGCCGGACTGCACGACGCCGGGCACCCGCTGCTCGGCGCGGCCGTCGAGCTGGCCGACGACGGGCCCGTGGCGCTCACCGGCCGCCTGTCCGCCGCCGCGGCCCCCTGGCTGGCCGACCACGCCGTCGGCGGCTCCGTCGTCCTGCCGGGCGCGGCGCTCGCCGACCTCGTGCTCGCGGCCGGGGCCCGCGCCGGGCTCGGGCTGGTGGAGGAGCTGATGTTCGAGACGCCGCTGGTGCTGCCCGCCCGCGGCGAGGTCGCCGTCCAGGTCGTCGTGGACCGGCCGGACGATTCAGGGACCCGGCCCGTACGGGTGCACTCCCGCCCGGCCGCCGACCCCGACGCCGGCTGGACCCGCCACCTGTCCGGCACGCTCGCCGAGGACCGCGACGACGACGGGCCCGCCGCCTGGGCGACCTCCTGGCCGCCCGCCGACGCCCTGCCCGTCGAGCTCGCCGGCGGCTACGAGCGCCTGGCCGGTCAGGGCTACGAGTACGGCCCCGCCTTCCAGGGCCTGCGCGCCGCCTGGCGGCGCGGCGAGGACCTGTACGCCGAGGTGGCGCTGCCCGACGACGTGGACCCCGACGGGTACGGCATCCACCCCGCCCTGCTGGACGCCATGTTCCACCCGCTGCTGGTCGCCGGGGACGCCACCGGGGACGGCGCCCTGCGGGTGCCGTTCGAGCTGCGCCGGGTGCGCCTGCTCGCCGCCGGCGCCAGGGAGCTGCGGGTACGGCTCACCCCGGCCGGCGGCGACGGATGGGCCATCGAGGCCGCCGACCAGGCGGGACGGGCCGCGTTCGCGCTCGGCTCGGTCCGTACCCGGCCGCTGCCCGCCGGCGCGCTCGGCGGCTCGCCCGCGCCCGCCTCCTACGGCGTGGACTGGGTGGAGGCCGCCGCCGAACCCGGCGACGCCGAGGCCGTCGTCATCCCGTGCGTGAGCGGGCCCGGCGGCACGCCCGCCGAACTCCGGCGGCTCACCGCCCAGGTGCTGGACGCCCTCCACGACGAACGGCTGGCCGACTCGCGGCTGCTGTTCGTCACCCGGCCCGGCGACCTGGCCGGCGCCGCCGTACGGGGTCTGGTGCGGGCGGCGCAGGCCGAGCAGCCCGGCCGGTTCGTGCTGGCCGAGGCCGAGGAGGACCACACCGACTGGTCCCGGGTCGTCGCCACCGGCGAGCCGCAGGTCCGCGTCCGCGACGGCTGGCTCCTCGCGCCCCGCCTCGCCCGCCGCGCCCCCGTCCCCGCGCAGGCCGCGGAGCCGCCGGACCTGCCGGGGACGGTGCTGGTGACCGGCGGCACCGGCGGCCTCGGGGCGCTGGTCGCGCGGCGGCTGGCCGAGCGGCACGGGGTACGCGACCTGCTGCTGCTGTCCCGGCGCGGCCCCGGCGCACCTGGCGCGCCGGACCTCGTGGCGGAGCTGGAGGAGCTGGGGGCGCGTGTCACCGTCAGGGCGTGCGACGCCGGCGACCGGGACGCGCTGGCGGCCGTGCTCGCCGAGGTGCCCGTACTGACCGGGGTCGTGCACGCGGCCGGCGTCCTGGACGACGCCCTCGTCGCGGACCTGACGCCCGAACGGGTGGCCACGGTGCTCGCCCCCAAGGCGGACGCGGCCTGGCACCTGCACGAGCTGACGCTCGACCGGCCGCTGTCGATGTTCGTGCTGTTCTCGTCGCTGGCCGGGGTGCTCGGCAACGCCGGTCAGGGCAACTACGCCGCCGCGAACGCCTTCCTCGACGCCCTCGCCGAGCACCGCCGCCACCTCGGACTGCCCGCCGTCTCCGTCGCCTGGGGCCTGTGGGACACCGCGTCCGGGATGAGCGGCGAGCTGAGCCGCGCGGACGTCGCCAGGCTCGCCCGCGCCGGCATCGCCCCGCTGGCCGTCGAGCAGGGCCTCGCCCTGTTCGACGCCGCCCTGACCGCCGCCGACCCCCTCGTGGTCGCGGTCCGCTGGGACAACGCCGGCCTGCGCGACCGGGCGGCGAACGGCGGCCTGCCGCACCTGCTCAAGAACCTGGTCCGCGCGCCCCGCAGGGCCGCCGCCGGCGAGCAGGGCGAGAGCCTGACCTCGCTGATGTCCCGCCTGGCCGAGCTGACCAGGGAGGAAGGGCTGCGCCTGCTCACCGACCGGGTACGCAGGCACGTCGCCGTCGTCCTCGCCCACGGCAGCGCCGACAAGATCAGCGTCGACCGCGCGTTCACCCAGCTCGGCTTCGACTCCCTGACCGCCGTCGAGCTGCGCAACCGGCTCAACGCCGACACCGGGCTGCGGCTGCCCGCCACGCTCGTCTTCGACCACCCCACGGTCGGCTCGCTCGCCGAATACCTGTTCAGCACGCTCGCCCCCGCCGCCGCGACCCCCTCGCCGGAGGAGACGCTGCGCGGCGCGCTCGAACGGGTCGGCTCCATGCTCAGCAGCGCCAAGGACGACGGCGAGGCCATCCGCAGCAAGCTCGTCGCCGTGCTGCAGAGCGGCCTGGCCAGGTTCGGCGCCCCGCAGAGCGCTCCCGGCACCGTCATGGACAAGATCGACGGCGCCTCCGACGAGGAGATCTTCGCCCTCATCGACAACGAACTCTGA